Part of the Methanobacterium paludis genome is shown below.
TTTTGGGCAATGTGTGGATTTTTGCAGCTGTCCTAAATGTTGTTCTGAATATATTACTCATTCCATATATTGGAATAATTGGTGCAGCTGCAGCAACTTTAGTTTCATATTTCATTGCATTCATTATAACTACTGTTTACTCATTCAAATACTTTAAATTTGATTTTGATTTGGTGTTTATAATGAAAAGTATTATTGCTTCAGTTTTAATGTCATTATGTATCTTTTTAATTAATCCAAGTGGAATTTTAAATGTTTTAATAACTGTTATAATTGGTGCAGTTGTTTATATGGGGTTATTATTAGTTTTAAAAGGAATAAAAAAAGAAGAGTTTGAATTCTTTAAAGAAATGTTAACAAACAGTTAGATTCAGTGATCATCTTTGCTTTCAATCATCTTAACTATTCCATCAACTATCCTTTCAGAAGCTTTTCCATCTTGCAAATAAACGTAATTATAAACAAATCGTTTACGGCATTCTGCAAGGTTTTTTCGTATTTTATCATCATACATAATATTGTTAATTTGGGATACAATATCTTTTAGATCTTTAGCTTCCAATGCAACCCCACCTTCAACATATACTGATTTTTGATCTGATAAATTCACACATATCATTGGCTTATCCAGTATAGCAGCATCTATACCCACAGTTGATGATATCATTATCGTAACATCTGCATTTAACAATAACTCTATTATATTGTCATTGTTGTCGGCTACATGGATCATATCATCTGCAAAATGTTCTACAAATTTTTTATAATAATCTGCAGTTTCAGCAGGATGAGGTTTTACAATTAAGTTTATTCCTTCATTTTTCTTTAAAAATAATCCAATTTCATCTATTATTTGAAGGTTTATATTACCTGGAAATGGCTGTGTTGCAAATAATATTGTCTTATTAAGAGGGTTAGTTATAGATTTAGAATAATCGTTCAACTTAGTTATCACTGAATCATATTTAGGAGATCCAGTAACTTCTATTTGATCATTATTTGCACCTGCTTCGACAAGTGCATTTTTAGTTGCTTCACCCCATACAAATATTTTGTCTGAAAGGGGTGTGGCCAGCAGAGAGTTTGTTGTGTAAATCCCATGTTGAACCTCAAAATGAGGAATACCCCTTTTCTTGCAGTACAAAATATCAATTCTAACAGAAGAAGGTGCTCGATCATCACCCACAATTACCAGATTCGGTTTTATAGTTTCAACAACCTTAAGAAAATTTTTTAAGTGATAAAGGAGAGCGGGTAATTTATTTTTATGAGAGTAATATAAATCATCTTCAATTAATTTCCATAAATCAACGTTTTCATATTTAAAAATATTATAATGATTTTTTCTTAAATATGAAAAGTATTTATTCAATTTTTTGTTTAAATCTTTATATTGAACTTTTTTAATCTTAATATTCAAGAAAGATTTGTATTTCTTGATATCATTGGATTTAGCTAACAAAAAAATTTTATAACCCTTAGAAATGAATTTTTGGATTGTGGGGTATACAACATCCAAATGATTTGGATAAGGTACGTCCATCAAAATTTTAATATCACTTTGAAATTTAGAAGCAGTTTGAGTACTATAAACGTTTATTGGATCTATTCCAGTTTTTTTGTACGTTCTATATTTAAGTTTGTTAATAAACCATGTTTTTAATTTCCCATAAAACGAAGGATACAATGGGATACAGTCTAATCCTAAATCTTCACAAATTAATTTAATTGCTTTTCCATCTGGAGAATAAGGATTTTCTATATACACCGTGTTTACTACATTTTTTTCTATTATTGATTTGTAGTTTAAAAATTTTTTAAAAAGCTGATCAATCAATTCCATTGTTTCTTGTTCTGTAGCTTTTCCTAAGTTAATTCCTTCAAAATCTAATAAATGCAAAGAACTCTGGTTATACCAATTTTTTGCAACATATTTACTAAATTTTTTTGATTTTTCTAGTTGATCTTGTGAAAATTGAATATTTCCTACTAAACTCGTTTTAATTCCATTTTTGTTTAAATATCTAGATTCATTAGAGTCTTGAGAACAAATTGTTCCATTCAAATTTCGAATTATCCTTTTTAATCTATATTTTAGTATTTTAAGTTCAAAAGATCTTATTAACTTTTCAAGGGTTACTAGAAAACCTCTTCGTGCACCTTGATTAGGTTCTAAAAGAATCAATGCTTTGTCCATTTCATCCCTGCTTTAATAAATTATAATCATTTAAATAATAACTTAGGATCTCTTGAAAGTGATTTAAATGCCTCACAAGGCGTCCAACATCTACACTTATTCTCTTTAATATGACTACGAATGTTGCTAGCATTTTCAGATAACCAAAAATTATCAAAATTAGTTTCAAGAGCATTACCCATCTTTTCATCAAGCATTATACATGGATAAACATTACCATAAGGATCTAGGAAACATGAGTGAGTTCCAGAGTAACAATTGTTCAAATTATCCCATTTATTTCTTTGAAACTTTACCATATTTCCCATAAAATATCTACTTACATCCAGCTTGTGAGCTATATTTTGCTTTGATCTAACATCAGATATAATCTGATAAATCATGTTTTCAACATCATTTAATTTAGCCGTATCCCACTCAAAACTTTTTTCTGAATTTAAATAGAATGAATCATTTATTTGGGCAAATTGAATTCCAAATCCAATCTCCATAGATTTTGAGAGTTCATAAACTTTTAAAATTTCTTTATAATTTTTGGGTGTTATTGTAAAACTTAAACTTTGTTTCATCTGAGGAAAATTGAGTTTAACAGATTTTATCATTTCCAAAATTTTTTCATAATTTCCAGAAATCCCTCTCATTTTGTCGTGAATTTCTTTGATACCATCTAAAGAAATAGAGAGATGAACATTTTCAAGCATTGGATTATATGTATCTACCAACTTTTCAATTTTACGCAGTAGGATATGAGGGAGTAGACCATTTGTTGATAACCCTAAGTTTATATTTGGATATTTTTCAATAAAAAACCCACATAAATCAACAAAATCTTTCCTGAGAATAGGCTCTCCGCCTGTAAGATTGATCCCTTGAATTCCAGACAAACAAGAAGAATTATTAAATATTGTACATATCTCATCCAACTTTAATTCATCATTTATTTTTTTAGGATTTTTTTTATAAATTTCCCATATATTACACGTTGAACAACGGCTATTGCATCTATAAGTAACTGCAAAATTGATGTGTACAACTTCTTTAGCATTTGGTTTTTTTAAAAACAACTTTGAAGTATTAATTAGATAATTTTGATAAAATTTAATCTTTGAAGTTTTTTCATAAATACTCATTTTATATCCTCACTTAACACCAAAGTTACTTTTTATTTATCACGTCATAATAGAGTTGAGAACCACCATTATCATATATTTTATTTTCAACATCAAATAAATCAGTTAAATTCTTATATTTTGCAACATTCAAATTTACACCTTCTTTATCCAAAACAATAGCTACATTATCATTTACATTCTTCGATCCAAAGAAAAAATAAACTGAATTGTACCTTGAATATTGTTTCATTAGATTAGTATTTAGATCGCTCACAGTTGAATTATTACCGTAAACTCTTGATAACACAACGGGTTCTATACCAAAACTTCTAAGTAAAGGTCTCCTATTATCATCAGAAATCGATATACTTTCAGTCGTGGAAATATTACCAAATTTACTTAATGATCCAAAATCATCCAGCCATTCCACACCATAAAATTCTTCTTGATTATAATTAGCTGTGTCATAAGTTGTATTCAAAGCCATAGATGACGAATCATCATCAAAAACATAATACATAAATCCAACATTGAATAATAAAAATACAACTAAGAATATGGAAATAAGCTTTAAATGAAAACTATCCTTATTTTTTAAAGAAGATTTGAAAATAACCCCAAAAATGAATTTAAAGATT
Proteins encoded:
- a CDS encoding CDP-glycerol--poly(glycerophosphate) glycerophosphotransferase, which gives rise to MDKALILLEPNQGARRGFLVTLEKLIRSFELKILKYRLKRIIRNLNGTICSQDSNESRYLNKNGIKTSLVGNIQFSQDQLEKSKKFSKYVAKNWYNQSSLHLLDFEGINLGKATEQETMELIDQLFKKFLNYKSIIEKNVVNTVYIENPYSPDGKAIKLICEDLGLDCIPLYPSFYGKLKTWFINKLKYRTYKKTGIDPINVYSTQTASKFQSDIKILMDVPYPNHLDVVYPTIQKFISKGYKIFLLAKSNDIKKYKSFLNIKIKKVQYKDLNKKLNKYFSYLRKNHYNIFKYENVDLWKLIEDDLYYSHKNKLPALLYHLKNFLKVVETIKPNLVIVGDDRAPSSVRIDILYCKKRGIPHFEVQHGIYTTNSLLATPLSDKIFVWGEATKNALVEAGANNDQIEVTGSPKYDSVITKLNDYSKSITNPLNKTILFATQPFPGNINLQIIDEIGLFLKKNEGINLIVKPHPAETADYYKKFVEHFADDMIHVADNNDNIIELLLNADVTIMISSTVGIDAAILDKPMICVNLSDQKSVYVEGGVALEAKDLKDIVSQINNIMYDDKIRKNLAECRKRFVYNYVYLQDGKASERIVDGIVKMIESKDDH
- a CDS encoding radical SAM protein, which codes for MSIYEKTSKIKFYQNYLINTSKLFLKKPNAKEVVHINFAVTYRCNSRCSTCNIWEIYKKNPKKINDELKLDEICTIFNNSSCLSGIQGINLTGGEPILRKDFVDLCGFFIEKYPNINLGLSTNGLLPHILLRKIEKLVDTYNPMLENVHLSISLDGIKEIHDKMRGISGNYEKILEMIKSVKLNFPQMKQSLSFTITPKNYKEILKVYELSKSMEIGFGIQFAQINDSFYLNSEKSFEWDTAKLNDVENMIYQIISDVRSKQNIAHKLDVSRYFMGNMVKFQRNKWDNLNNCYSGTHSCFLDPYGNVYPCIMLDEKMGNALETNFDNFWLSENASNIRSHIKENKCRCWTPCEAFKSLSRDPKLLFK